In the Lycium ferocissimum isolate CSIRO_LF1 unplaced genomic scaffold, AGI_CSIRO_Lferr_CH_V1 ctg9282, whole genome shotgun sequence genome, one interval contains:
- the LOC132046072 gene encoding uncharacterized protein LOC132046072 — translation MSQAGANCNGKIWFFVADNIEVEVLSDSEQHISLKLLFQDTGGDFNVVLNEEEKIGGIPVLAQDIEDFAFCINSCELEEIQFKGSPFTWWNGRASNDCIFERLDRMLVNTELQSWFSHMEVEHLARTGSDHAPLLCTYGEDTQNQYRPFKFLKFWVEHESFLDTVQQNWPTWMHEDPFISFKLKLKHMKGVLSQWSRATYGDIFKQLIIREEIVRIKENLFEECPSSGNGSVLQQSQAELKQYLHYEEEYWRQKPVKGRRKRLQIQRIQDLDGNWLDNEEEMANEAESNEMLCKVPSNEEVKAAVFNLSGSSASGPDGFSGLFYQVCWSIVEADVIRMVLAFFQGATLPKSITHTNVVLIPKKEMVQSYSDLRPISLSNFINKVLSRVLHDRLEKVLPTLISPHQACFVKGGSIIENVLLTQEIVTDIRKRGKPANVVLKLDMAKMGFSEGFIDKIWRLIANNWYSILFNGKARGFFHSTRGVKQGDPLSLALFILTAEVLSRALNSLHDNSLYVGYGLPKWSANINHLAYADDTIIFASAERNSLKMIMDILRDYEAISGQLINIEKSAFYMYHKVADRVMQDVQQVTGFTKGQFPFKYLGCPIFHARRKKVYYQDLIKKVKDKLQSWKGKLLSYGGKAVLIGSVLQSVPVYVLSAVVPTKYTLNELHRIFARFFWSNKEEDKSKHWVSWKKICMPKAEGGLGFRSFFDIYKALFAKLWWRFRTSNSLWSTFLWNKYCKKLKPTKVQWKGGSQVWKKMLEARDQMDHFIWWEPRSGSCDIWEDNWTRLGPLREVSSSDHNLEESEETLQHLFLTSNCAAEVWQYYTTVACIIDPLIQLHQAVVKWWNMKCAVKLKPIFEAMPSFICWQLWKRRNALMNGAQMSKSKVIYCINQNIHNLISSLYPWLKNVPHTWPQMVQLLEGLNPRSGSQMVQWRCPSAGWYKCNTDGASRGNPGQSSAAFCIRDERGDLIHAAARRLSNTTNICAEATAIHDGLQYCVNNHVLPVIMETDSLDTVNIIQGDWETPLKVSMEVQKIKEWRKRGQVQFVHVLREDKTIQWQIF, via the exons ATGAGTCAGGCTGGAGCTAATTGTAATGGAAAGATCTGGTTTTTTGTAGCAGACAATATAGAGGTGGAAGTTCTTTCAGATAGTGAGCAACATATTTCTCTAAAATTGCTCTTTCAAGATACTG GGGGAGACTTCAATGTGGTGTTGAATGAGGAAGAGAAAATTGGAGGGATACCTGTTCTTGCTCAAGATATTGAAGATTTTGCTTTTTGTATCAACTCTTGTGAATTGGAGGAAATTCAGTTCAAGGGCAGCCCtttcacttggtggaatgggagaGCATCTAATGACTGTATCTTTGAAAGATTAGATAGAATGCTGGTGAATACAGAGTTACAAAGCTGGTTTAGTCATATGGAGGTGGAACACTTGGCTAGAACTGGATCAGACCATGCTCCACTCTTATGCACTTATGGGGAAGACACTCAGAATCAATACAGACCTTTTAAATTTCTCAAGTTTTGGGTGGAACATGAATCATTCCTTGACACAGTTCAGCAGAATTGGCCTACTTGGATGCATGAAGACCCTTTTATCAGTTTCAAGCTGAAGTTGAAGCATATGAAAGGGGTGTTATCTCAATGGAGTAGAGCTACTTatggtgatatcttcaagcaactAATCATCAGGGAGGAAATAGTTAGAATTAAGGAGAATTTGTTTGAAGAATGTCCTAGTAGTGGGAACGGAAGTGTGCTTCAACAATCCCAAGCTGAACTCAAACAGTACTTACACTATGAGGAGGAATATTGGAGACAAAAGCCAG TGAAAGGCAGGAGGAAAAGGCTACAAATCCAGAGAATTCAAGATCTTGATGGCAACTGGTTAGATAATGAAGAGGAAATGGCAAATGAAGCA GAGAGTAATGAAATGTTATGTAAGGTTCCTTCTAATGAGGAAGTGAAAGCAGCTGTGTTCAACCTCAGTGGTTCTAGTGCCAGTGGACCAGATGGCTTTTCAGGTTTATTCTATCAAGTTTGTTGGTCTATTGTAGAAGCAGATGTGATCAGGATGGTACTTGCCTTTTTCCAAGGTGCTACTCTTccaaagtcaatcacacatACTAATGTGGTCCTGATTCCTAAGAAAGAGATGGTACAAAGTTATTCAGATTTAAGGCCAATAAGTCTGAGTAACTTCATTAATAAAGTCTTATCCAGAGTTCTGCATGACAGGTTAGAGAAGGTCCTTCCTACTCTAATCTCTCCTCATCAGGCATGTTTTGTGAAGGGTGGGAGTATAATTGAAAATGTTTTGCTCACACAAGAAATTGTCACAGATATTAGGAAGAGGGGCAAACCAGCTAATGTGGTCCTAAAGCTAGATATGGCAAAG ATGGGATTTTCAGAAGGGTTCATTGATAAGATATGGAGACTGATAGCAAACAACTGGTATTCAATTTTGTTTAATGGAAAAGCTAGAGGTTTCTTTCACTCCACAAGGGGAGTCAAACAAGGTGATCCTTTGTCACTAGCCTTGTTTATATTGACAGCAGAAGTGCTTTCAAGGGCATTGAACTCATTGCATGACAACAGTTTGTATGTGGGGTATGGATTGCCTAAATGGAGTGCCAACATCAATCATCTTGCATATGCAGATGATACCATAATATTTGCATCTGCTGAGAGGAATTCCTTAAAGATGATCATGGATATTCTCAGAGACTATGAAGCTATATCTGGTCAACTGATTAATATTGAAAAAAGTGCCTTCTACATGTACCATAAAGTGGCAGATAGAGTGATGCAGGATGTGCAGCAGGTGACAGGTTTCACAAAGGGACAATTCCCTTTCAAGTACTTAGGGTGTCCCATTTTTCATGCTAGAAGGAAGAAAGTCTACTACCAAGATCTCATCAAGAAAGTGAAGGATAAATTGCAGAGTTGGAAGGGCAAGTTGCTGTCATATGGTGGTAAGGCTGTGTTGATAGGGAGTGTTCTTCAAAGTGTGCCAGTGTATGTGCTATCTGCTGTAGTACCTACTAAATACACTCTAAATGAACTCCATAGGATCTTTGCTAGGTTTTTCTGGAGTAATAAGGAAGAGGATAAAAGCAAACATTGGGTATCATGGAAGAAGATTTGCATGCCTAAAGCTGAGGGTGGACTAGGATTTAGGTCCTTTTTTGATATTTACAAAGCTTTGTTTGCTAAGCTATGGTGGAGATTTAGGACTTCAAATTCCTTATGGTCTACTTTTCTATGGAATAAATATTGTAAGAAGCTTAAACCAACAAAGGTACAATGGAAGGGTGGTTCACAAGTATGGAAAAAGATGTTGGAAGCCAGGGATCAAATGGATCACTTTATTTGGTGGGAACCTAGAAGTGGTTCATGTGATATCTGGGAAGATAACTGGACTAGGTTGGGGCCTCTCAGGGAGGTTTCAAGCTCAGATCACAATTTAGAAGAG TCAGAGGAAACATTGCAACATCTTTTCTTAACTAGTAATTGTGCAGCAGAAGTGTGGCAGTACTATACCACAGTAGCATGTATCATAGACCCTCTAATACAGTTACATCAAGCAGTGGTAAAATGGTGGAATATGAAGTGTGCAGTTAAGTTAAAACCGATTTTTGAAGCAATGCCATCATTCATCTGTTGGCAGTTGTGGAAGAGAAGAAATGCACTGATGAATGGAGCACAGATGAGTAAGAGTAAAGTCATCTACTGCATCAATCAGAACATTCACAACCTGATAAGTAGCCTATATCCATGGTTGAAGAATGTTCCACATACTTGGCCTCAGATGGTACAGCTTTTAGAAGGACTCAATCCTAGATCAGGAAGTCAAATGGTACAATGGAGATGCCCAAGTGCAGGGTGGTATAAATGTAATACTGATGGTGCATCAAGGGGTAATCCAGGCCAAAGTTCAGCTGCATTTTGCATTAGAGATGAAAGAGGTGATCTGATTCATGCTGCTGCTAGAAGATTAAGCAACACAACAAATATATGTGCAGAAGCAACTGCAATTCATGATGGTCTGCAATATTGTGTTAATAACCATGTGTTACCTGTGATCATGGAAACTGACTCTCTAGATACGGTGAACATCATTCAAGGAGACTGGGAAACTCCTTTGAAAGTTAGTATGGAGGTGCAAAAGATTAAAGAATGGAGAAAGAGAGGACAAGTCCAGTTTGTCCATGTTCTGAGGGAGGACAAAACAATACAATGGCAGATTTTTTAG